Genomic window (Pradoshia sp. D12):
ATTGAAGCAGGCTATGAATCCGTCTCACGTATGAAAAAGCATGTAAGCCGTACACAAAGACCAGAGGTACTCGGTGCTTTGGGCGGGTTCGGAGGTATGTTTGATTTGTCGGCATTGTCCCTTAAGGAGCCTGTACTCGTTTCGGGAACAGATGGAGTCGGGACTAAATTGTTGCTCGCTATGATGATGGATAAGCACGATACAATTGGTGTTGACTGCGTTGCCATGTGTGTAAATGATATTATTGCCCAAGGTGCAGAACCATTATATTTTCTTGACTATATTGCTTGCGGAAAAGCAGAACCGATAAAAATTGAGGCAATCGTAAAAGGAATAGCGGATGGATGTGAGCAGGCAGGCTGTGCCTTAATTGGCGGTGAAACGGCTGAAATGCCTGGAATGTATTCTGTAGATGAATATGATCTGGCTGGTTTTACGGTTGGTGCGGCAGAAAAAAGGAAGCTGATTGATGGAAGCCTTGTACGAGATGGCGATGTATTAATTGGGCTGCCTTCAAGTGGGATTCATAGC
Coding sequences:
- the purM gene encoding phosphoribosylformylglycinamidine cyclo-ligase; the protein is MANAYKRAGVDIEAGYESVSRMKKHVSRTQRPEVLGALGGFGGMFDLSALSLKEPVLVSGTDGVGTKLLLAMMMDKHDTIGVDCVAMCVNDIIAQGAEPLYFLDYIACGKAEPIKIEAIVKGIADGCEQAGCALIGGETAEMPGMYSVDEYDLAGFTVGAAEKRKLIDGSLVRDGDVLIGLPSSGIHSNGFSLVRKVLLDESSMKLDQFIKELDCMLGEELLRPTKIYVKPILEVLKSGSVHGIAHITGGGFIENIPRMLPDGFGAEIKKGTWEINPIFNLIKDKGSLEENDMYSIFNMGIGMVLAVQAEKASELIGTLNQLGEDAKRIGRVIQKEGVHFR